The Rosa rugosa chromosome 3, drRosRugo1.1, whole genome shotgun sequence sequence acttcctttgtgaaagcaaaatccccttcttagaccttgcagcttcaatacccagaaaatacttcagttgtcccagatccttcatttcaaactcctttgacagatatttttgcaattcattcatctctttcggatcatcccctgtaacaatcatgtcatcaacatacacaataagagctgtaatcttaccatttttgcttttgataaacaaggtatggtcagaattgctctgtctgtatccaaaggctttcatggactttgaaaatcttccaaaccaagctcttggagactgcttcaggccatacaaagacttcttcaatttacacaccttgccaacgtcacttgggtaattcttaacacctgggggcacatccatctacacttcttcctccaaattcccattaagaaacacattcttcacatcaaactggtgcaagggccaatctttgtttgctgcaagtgagattagaatccgaacagtattaatctttgccacaggtgcaaaagtctcctcataatcaatcccatagcgttgtgatatatcctttggcaaccaacctcgccttgtatctattaatagttccatctgcattaagcttcacagtaaatactgttggagaggaaagatcccacattagaaaagtgacaaataaaatataacttataagtgggtggatctcacccaattgtaccgaggccttttgtgattaaaacccaacacctattaGGTGGTTAaattgggacagtatcggtacaatggtgggtcacGGGCTACgtttgtcgctgtttaacatggtatcagagcgggtcattctccaattgcgtctccacgtaggcacatatcatgagcccaaattggggttccttgtattgccatcgaaattaccaagtgtccaatgtgggcttttggattgtattgaccaagtctccgatatgagacttgtgtcccaatttccaatgtgggaattggattaattaatttcacgtgcagacctagagttaggttgcacgtgaaggggcgtgttggagaggaaagatcccacattggaaaagtgacaaataaaatataacttataagtgggtggatctcacccaattgtaccgaggccttttgtgattaaaacccaacacctattgggtggttaagttgggacagtatcggtacaatggtgggccacgggctacgcttgtcgctgtttaacaaatACCCAACGatatcctacagtcttctttccaaccggcataggtactagctcccatgttgcattcttttgaagaacttccaattcttcattcatcgcctttgtccattttggaccCGTCAATGCATcatgcacgttactaggaatagatacagtagataattgatcaacaacaagtgcatgtgacccagaaatcctaatggttagacataaaattagctatagggtatttagctttggctttgatatctggttcatattgtttcttaggaattcccttggtaaccctttgtgatttcctaggttcgacactttctaaccaagaagactcattaaagtttaggggtacctgaggtggatcattctgaccgggatcttcagttggtgatgcagaagggggaatatcttgtgtgtgatcttcagatacgtcttgattttgattcaaactatccagaaaagtcgtctcttctatctcggaattcacaacgctcTGTTCATCAGTTGCATTTTTTGTTTCAGaatttacaacactctgttTAGCAGTTGCATTTTTTGTTTCAGAATTCACAACGCTCTATTCAGCAGTTGCATTTTTTGTTtcagaattcacaacactctgttcagcagtcacattttctgtttcggaattcacaatgctctgttcggcaactgcaCTCTGTTCAGCAGTCGCATTTtctatttcggaattcacaatgctctgttcaGCAGTCGCATTTTTTGTTTCtgaatttctaccttcaaatcgttcctccaaattttccaagtcttcaaagacatcaaaatcaataataaaacgaggattcccttcacaacctctctccccctgaagggaagactgagaagctccccctgagtaataaggctcggattcacgaaaagcaacatcaagagagacatgtatagtgctAGTacgaggatcataacatcgataacccttctggaagtcagcataaccaacaaatatacacttacgggcacggggatcaagcttgctgcgttgaggcttgggaatataaACATAagttgtgcacccaaacacccggggctccaaattaggcatagaagggatggtcaaaagtgtatgaagcttctgatgaggattttgaaactcaatcacccgtgaaggagtacggttgataagatatgctgctgatttcactgcttctccccaataggacagaggtacattcatgccaaacaaggaagcacgaacaacttccatcaactgcctgttcttccgttctgctaaaccattctgttgaggagtataagaatttgaggtttgatgacgaattccatgtgaccggcaaaactcaatcatagggccattcacaaactctccaccattgtcagactgaaacactctgatggattgttgatactgagttgccaccattttgtgaaattcggtaaacattccaaatacatcactcttattcttcagtaatgacacccatgtcatgcgagtccaatcatcaataaacgttacaaaataccgagctccagaaagagaagaaattttcgcaggaccccagacatcagagtgaatcttcataaaaggaacatgaCTTTTATTAaaacttggtgaatatgaaatacggtgactcttgaccagttcacaaatgtcacagtggaaatccaaatcactaacaactgaaagcaaatgaggttgcagcttcttaagataactaaaggatagatgacctaaacggcgatgccataaccatacagcttccttcgcattctctaccccgttgatctgattagcttgtcccaaaagatgcttctgtttctttccagtctctgttagatccagatagtataatttcccccttctaacaccataacaaagaatccgtcgagtcaaaatgtcctgaaacacacagaaagacggatagaaggtcacaatacatgcaagagctaacataatttgaccaacagacagaAGATTATaggctagtgatggaacaactaagacagattcaagggttaaggtatcagataaagcaatagaaccttctccggtgaccggagttggagtaccatcagcagtagagacaacgtcttgaggggaatgtctaaggtttttcacaagacttgggtcatttgtcatatggtcagatgcacctgtatcaattatccatgtactattaaaagtaactttacccttcatacctgactgcgctacattagctgaggcattgtctaggtaaacttcctctgtagtagcaacaacggccttgcccagattcttttgcggtttcttggtgaagttccaccaatcagggtaaccaatcacttcatagcaccgctccttgctatgagctaattccccacagataatgcaccttttgtttgcatatggatttggtttacccagaggacggcgtggagaaggtcctgagaagcctagaggaggaccctgtttgcgttgagccataacagaaaattcggtagtcaccgaatgccccatagcctgtttctctgattgcatcattgaggaattcatgattttcgcaggattggattttcaagggtttcaagattgatatgaatgttttggaaaacttttttttttttttttttcgaaaaaaaggtagggtgatggtggtttaaaattcaggatggtttgatttcaacggtggtggtacgcagcggtttgtggtgttcttcgggattcaggattcaaaggatgcagcgcaagttcaaaggattgaacctgttttgataccaagtagaaaagaatacttcaattcagggttaatttgatgattctattcatcccacaatgggtgtaaatatacaagtacaaaggagtagtctaactctaataggaaacaatctttccataattgcaggatatcctaattaaataaaatcctaattacatacagatttacagcgattctccATGCCCTGAAtccactatgtcaatacagactcgctccacagagtcaaatattacacaagttacgaattaaattgccacaacaatataataagtaaatgctcctcagagcttactacaagcggaagtcttaataacgggtaaagtcacaaaattggcttccaaTCGTAAATCTACAACTATCAGAACCAGCTTCAGCCatgattaccctgacctgcaggataaacccctacaccatggagtAGTGCACGGGGttatcacacaacaaaccctgTAAGcctatgaaagctcgtatgagtaactcaaaacaaaactccacacaactcacaccaaaacgaGGAAAACCCTTCAACTCGAGAAAAAGGAAcgcataccatgcttcccaaaacatgcaatatttttttcccaaaagaaaacaacaaaagtcaccccgtgacaaaatcataataattaaaactctgacaattaaatatgtttTTCCCCAAAGAACACAacaaaagtcaccccgtgacaaaatcatattaattgaaactctgacaattcaaTATGACCACAAGTCCCActtggacatttaaaagaaagaatctccgaaactcccttttaaaatacgtactcatgagcatcaagtAGCTCCCTGCTATTCCCCATGATGTACAATGGCAACAGACTAGATCTCTAACTGATCATATCCACTAACTCGGCCAAAGGCGTAAAGTCCCGATATAGCCTGAGGTCACTCCCAACAACCCCGAATCCTCAGACCTCGAcggtcgtcagatcaaaacatttaaaagcggTTACTCAAGACCAAATGTtactcaactctcaaaaggaCATGTCACCACGTAACCTTCAATCATCAGACCTCCCCGGTCTCCAGATCAAAACATTACGCAAGTCgctctggacccaaaatgttaaatcaaatcaaaaggataTGTCACCCCGTGACCGCCGAATCTCCAGACCCCCGGTCATCAGATTCAAAACATTAAGAAAGTCACActagacccaaaatgttaaatcaaatcaaaaggagaaatcaccacctgtgactctcagatcttcagacccccgatcgttagatcaaaacattcaaatctcattaaagcaactcacaccaaatcatgACACTTTTCAAATAATAGAAATTCTCAATTCCTAAAACAATGTTTCCCGAAAAATCATgcctcaaaacaatagaatgaaacccatcaatcCATATTGTTTAAATCACCCATCAACCCataagaatatacatatttcatgtaaatatatatatacgtagtcattcactcaggaatgccactaataccaactatagtttgcagttaactaaataactctcaaaacgataaatgtaacttcgttcgtaaaacttcgttcataaatgaacattgtgagattactcacctcaggATCCTGCAGCGTCTTCTATACATAACCGAACTAGCACTCtcaccaacaactcgtccaaatAACCTTGAGAAGTACCTAATCACCAATGGTCTCAAATCAGTATACGAATCACTAAGTGATTAAAGTTCAAATCCCCTACTCGAACAACAACCCTGAAAGTAACGCTAATCGAGGAaaaacctcatccgagaccacccaaagtctctgaAATGCCTTTACGATTGATgtgacaaaaccacaagtcgatcggatagtcggatcctcacaaATCAATAACCGAAACTATCGAAAACGGTAAAAACCataacatattcatatgatatccaaaaattgcgtattatatatcgaaatgctcgtttcgacgagtagatgatacaTAAACCCATAAACTgttccttacatggccggaacgtcGTTGGAGCGCCGCCACAGGAGGTGGTGCCACCGCCGGGTCAAACTCGACAACCGGAAAATCAAGGCCATCAAACATGTTCATCATGAAGAGTAttgcaactttcatacctggagctaagtctggatcggtctagatcgtcctagatcaagcttgcaaGATCGATCAATTCTGCCGTCTGATCAAGCTCCAGATTCGTTGTGCACCGTTGttcttcaaaccttgatctttcactccacacgaAAAATCTTCCTTCAAGGCGGGTATGGGGATTATTTAGAGGAGGAGACGATTCCAGAACCAAGAGGATCGGCCGAGATATTGCCGAAATCGAAAAATCTGGTCGAATCCGGAAAAGTTTAAACTTTGGGCGCTCCGATCTCTGATTTCCGGTGAACCACCATGCAAATCACTACCATAGGGCGACGCGCGAGGCTGGTCTGAGTCGTCCTTGGCTTGTCCCGtcaccggaggtggccggaggagagagatagagtcgggtcgggtcgagcaaGATCTGTTCTGATCTGGGGCTGCGTGAAGGAGAGAGAACTGAGAGAATCTGGgggagaaaatgagaaaattgaaaattttgggatttaatgaaaaatcccgGAATttctcctatttatagaaatttccctaATTTTCAAACGCACATAAATTtctcatatgaactccgattgacTCGTGCCgcatgtccacaaactcgtattgacgcgctctacgactttcgtgaaggaagttttcagagaaacccAATGAATTCGTGCCCCCCCTTAAAATGTCGGAtcctgaataattattcgccggAAACATTTCCGCTCCATCCACCAGCCACCAAACCGTCCAActaaccactaattaaattctgaaaaatccttgaaaaataataacgaatttctggggcatcacattctaccctccttaaagaaatttagTCCCGAAATTTAAACGTACCACGCCAACAAGTACGGATAAATCATCCTCACATCCAATTCTCATTCCTCAGCAAACTGCTCTTGTCTCACCGTACAACATACCTAGCTCAAAATGGATACAGGTGCCCTACCCAGTATCACCACTAGGAATCTTTTATCACACCACTTGGTGGTAACCTAATCATTTCATGAATCTCATCCTCGTACACTACCCAATAAAAACTCTGTGACTGCAGTACTACACACAGATCACACAAGAGTCCAAAATTCTGttatcacaacagtatctgtATCACTTCATCGATAATGCAACCCTTGCATTACAAGTATCGAAAATGAAACCTTCATTTCAACTCAAATCAACAATAGCCTATGCATCACAACTCAATAAGTGTCTACCATCTTGGGACACAAAATCAAGCTAAGGTCTGGCCCCGCCTAACCCGCACATAAATCATCACATGTCATTGTAATCACAAACAAAGTGGTATAGACCCTCTACTACCACAACAATGAAGGATGCATCACACAACATGCCACGTACACTCAAAAGTCTAACTATAGACAACATCAAAACccaacacaacacaacacacGAAAAGAAGTACACTACTATCACACGTCATTCGAGCAACACAAGTAGAAATAGATAAGGCACCTTCTTCCTTAGCACCCTGCTGACCAACAGCAAACATCCTCACATTTGCCTGAGGTAATTGCCTTTGTTGATTCCTTTGTCCCCCACCATGTGCCTGGGTACAATCCCTGGAGTAATGCCTTGCCTGGCCACATCTAAAGCATATTACATTCTTCGGCTTCATGCAACCCTTGGTAGTATGGCCCATCTCACCACAATTGAAACACCTCACAAGTGCCACCTGCCCCATAGGTGCAGCTACTTCCCTAGCTGGCACCTGTTGATGAGTCATCCACCTCTTCCAGGACCCACCCTGATTGCCTGTCCCTTCACTGCTCTCAGTAGTTGCCTTTCCCTTCCTTTGGGAGTCCCTCTCAGCCGACTCATGTTCCTGGAAAGTCTGGTTTTCCTGCTCAATGGCCAAAGCCTTAGCCAAAATGAGCTCCAACGTCTTCAGTTCCAGAACAGCGACATCGCGCCTAATCGAAGCATTCAGCCTCCGCTGAAACTTCATAGCCAAACTCTCAGCATCCATCTGTCTCACAAACCGATACAGCCTTGAGAATTTGGCCTCATAATCCCTCACAATCATAGTCCCTTGGACTAGCGAGATGAATTCTCTTTCCAACTGTTCCCTCACTGAAGGCGGGAAGTACTTCTTCCTGAAGAGTTCCACAAACTCATCCCAAGTCATGGTGGAGTGGAGTAGTGGACACATCCATAACTCTCTATGTGCAGTTCCACCACACTTGTGCATCGTCCTGAAGCATATACGAGTCTATCTTTCTCTTCTCCATGTCATCATAGATGACCTGCACAAAgttagtgctcaatttaaaaccctattaaTGTAGTAAGAGTAAGTAGAGTATCGTTCTCAACCAGGGATTAGGGCcttcttaatttctgaaaaataaaacgttagacCAAACAAAACTATATATTATAAACAATATTCACATTATTTACGATTTACACTTAAGGGATTTAggattttattttctaaattaacaactaagtaaatatatacatgtgacacatcaaaacacagaATCAAGTAGAACTAAATGAATGGAACGATTTTGGATAGAATTAACTACTATTAAcacgttggcaaggtttcaaacatcaaatccATGAATCACAATATGTCATAACATAGAATCAatatcaagaacaaagatgaacgcatacaaagttctttttacttcccttaattaaattaactagatgaacgcaccatagttaaccctattaagcatgcaattactagtggtagctaatcactaacaaaaacacaaTATATCAACGCATAAAGCACattggaagtttgatcaattcaagccaagaacacaagttagaaagctaatcaagcatgcaagactcattgttaatttacctaagtaattataggttttccattTAAATTATCAAAGCCTAGAACGCTAGTACCTTAATATGGGTTCAATTACATGTTTATCAACCTAAGTATacatccaaagatcaattaacacataaaagatgggattgaagctcaaaattaacaatcatgctcAACATATAAGAAATCGCAATTTTCAAtttaaaaacctaaaacatgcttcatagtatt is a genomic window containing:
- the LOC133737480 gene encoding uncharacterized protein LOC133737480 — its product is MTWDEFVELFRKKYFPPSVREQLEREFISLVQGTMIVRDYEAKFSRLYRFVRQMDAESLAMKFQRRLNASIRRDVAVLELKTLELILAKALAIEQENQTFQEHESAERDSQRKGKATTESSEGTGNQGGSWKRWMTHQQVPAREVAAPMGQVALVRCFNCGEMGHTTKGCMKPKNVICFRCGQARHYSRDCTQAHGGGQRNQQRQLPQANVRMFAVGQQGAKEEGALSISTCVARMTCDSSVLLFVCCVVLGFDVVYS